In one window of Brassica rapa cultivar Chiifu-401-42 chromosome A07, CAAS_Brap_v3.01, whole genome shotgun sequence DNA:
- the LOC103832082 gene encoding small nuclear ribonucleoprotein SmD3b isoform X1, with protein MSRSLGIPVKLLHESSGHTVTVELKSGELYRGNLLECEDNWNCQLENITYTAKDGKVSQLEHVFIRGSKVRFIVIPDMLKNAPMFSRANAKIKGKSSIGVGRGRPAMRGRGTGRGTGGRGGAPPVRR; from the exons atgagCCGGAGCTTGGGGATACCAGTGAAGCTTCTTCACGAGTCGTCGGGGCATACAGTGACGGTGGAGCTGAAGAGCGGCGAGCTGTACAGAGGAAACCTGCTCGAGTGTGAGGATAACTGGAACTGCCAGCTCGAGAACATCACCTACACCGCCAAG GATGGTAAGGTATCACAGCTTGAGCATGTCTTCATCAGAGGCAGCAAAGTCAG GTTTATAGTGATACCAGACATGCTGAAGAATGCTCCAATGTTCAGCCGAGCAAATGCTAAAATCAAG GGAAAGAGCTCAATAGGTGTAGGCAGAGGTAGACCTGCAATGCGAGGCAGA GGTACTGGGCGTGGGACAGGAGGAAGGGGAGGCGCACCACCTGTGAGGAGATAA
- the LOC103832083 gene encoding nucleolin 2-like, with translation MASSSTMDENASVRSTYQGFESEAAMKETLDKYGSKPRAIISVEGYDTCLPEEDIKSELTNHFNSCGEVFNVIVRKDPDSPNLDRRALVILLGDGAEEKALELNGTDIGGWNALVKVEPEEEEDEEAELYESSLADELYNDRRFWFGVTVRGYNTLLPADEVESALIKHFSSCGEITHVFVSTLDKKTNIYFCQQEGEARALDLDGSVVRGFKIAVTGVATIFSNRLPPSGETCIGYCDPAHMIEFAGVIKDKVAAFKKQRMSV, from the exons ATGGCCTCCTCTTCCACCATGGACGAGAACGCTAGCGTGAGATCCACCTACCAAGGGTTCGAGAGTGAGGCTGCTATGAAGGAAACTCTCGACAAGTACGGAAGCAAGCCCCG AGCTATAATATCTGTGGAGGGATACGACACTTGTCTGCCTGAGGAAGATATCAAGAGTGAATTGACTAATCACTTCAATTCATGTGGCGAAGTCTTTAATGTTATTGTTCGCAAAGACCCTGATAGCCCTAATCTCGACAG ACGTGCTTTGGTTATTCTTCTTGGAGATGGCGCAGAAGAGAAGGCCTTGGAACTTAATGGAACTGACATTGGTGGATGGAATGCTCTTGTTAAAGTTGAAccggaggaggaagaagacgaggaGGCAGAACTTTATGAATCCTCTCTGGCTGACGAACTATATAACGACCGCAGATT TTGGTTTGGCGTTACCGTTAGGGGATATAACACTCTCCTCCCTGCAGATGAAGTCGAGAGCGCTTTGATAAAACACTTCTCTTCTTGTGGAGAGATCACCCATGTTTTTGTCTCTACTCTCGATAAGAAGACTAATATCTATTTTTGCCAACAAGAAGGAGAAGCTAGGGCGCTGGATCTTGATGGAAGTGTTGTGAGAGGATTCAAAATAGCTGTTACGGGCGTTGCTACAATCTTTAGTAACCGTCTCCCTCCCTCCGGTGAAACTTGTATCGGCTACTGTGACCCAG CTCATATGATTGAGTTTGCCGGCGTGATCAAAGACAAGGTCGCTGCTTTTAAGAAGCAGAGGATGTCTGTCTAG
- the LOC103832085 gene encoding uncharacterized protein LOC103832085: MQQTYERDEVTPLKHSMLLVKSGRDQFGTPYWEFQDSSGETKGRGGYVRIRKGVGLLTEFVEMFLVEEEPPKKKRKAVSVDASHKRPKNVHNRLSLGPGKHSKSHKLSQGRSRSSSTSTSRKAGSSVRTISPKSPVPSASAFENMDASYLQTSGYLPADATEEQISMAAASMIRSHSMSGDLQPDPIAPKEELFPGNIITVTELNKKNPLNYAQVSVLADDILKNLEFDALHNKFHSILSPEIIEKESEVGGKLGELDSCEIEAGETKGEVLQNLAEFLFSCIIEKESEVGGKLGELDSCEIEAGETKGEVLQNLAEFLFSCIIEKESEVGGKLGELDSCEIEAGETKGEVLQNLAEFLFSCIIPKESEVGGKLGELDSCEIEAGETKGEVLQNLAEFLFSCIIPKESEVGGKLGELDSCEIEAGETKGEVLQNLAEFLFSCVMFNAVLENACSEMGAGMSAMDRSSRNAGEMLDRLTLAYNRTLHASMPIETISGA; the protein is encoded by the exons ATGCAACAAACTTATGAGCGTGATGAGGTTACCCCACTCAAGCACTCCATGTTGTTGGTTAAGTCTGGCCGTGACCAATTTGGAACTCCCTATTGGGAATTCCAGGATTCTTCCGGGGAAACCAAAGGGAGGGGTGGCTACGTCAGAATAAGGAAGGGAGTTGGGTTGCTAACGGAGTTTGTAGAGATGTTCTTAGTGGAAGAAGAACcaccaaagaagaagagaaaggcgGTATCTGTTGATGCTTCACACAAGAGACCAAAGAATGTTCACAACAGGCTGTCTCTAGGTCCGGGAAAACATAGTAAAAGTCATAAGCTGTCTCAAGGGAGATCTAGGAGTAGTAGTACTAGTACTAGCAGGAAAGCTGGAAGCTCTGTCCGAACCATCTCTCCGAAATCACCTGTACCTAGTGCTAGTGCCTTTGAGAATATGGATGCTTCCTATTTGCAAACCAGTGGGTATTTG CCTGCGGATGCTACTGAAGAGCAGATATCTATGGCTGCTGCAAGCATGATTCGTTCACACAGTATGTCTGGTGACCTACAGCCTGATCCTATTGCCCCAAAGGAAGAGCTCTTCCCAGGAAACATCATTACTGTAACAGAGCTGAATAAGAAGAATCCACTCAATTATGCTCAG GTCTCAGTTCTAGCTGATGACATCCTCAAGAACCTTGAATTTGATGCTTTGCACAACAAGTTCCATTCTATTTTGTCACCAGAG ATTATCGAAAAGGAATCTGAAGTTGGAGGCAAACTCGGTGAGCTTGACTCATGCGAGATTGAAGCTGGTGAAACAAAGGGAGAGGTTCTGCAGAATCTGGCTGAGTTCCTGTTCTCTTGT ATTATCGAAAAGGAATCTGAAGTTGGAGGCAAACTCGGTGAGCTTGACTCATGCGAGATTGAAGCTGGTGAAACAAAGGGAGAGGTTCTGCAGAATCTGGCTGAGTTCCTGTTCTCTTGT ATTATCGAAAAGGAATCTGAAGTTGGAGGCAAACTCGGTGAGCTTGACTCATGCGAGATTGAAGCTGGTGAAACAAAGGGAGAGGTTCTGCAGAATCTGGCTGAGTTCCTGTTCTCTTGT ATTATCCCAAAGGAATCTGAAGTTGGAGGCAAACTCGGTGAGCTTGACTCATGCGAGATTGAAGCTGGTGAAACAAAGGGAGAGGTTCTGCAGAATCTGGCTGAGTTCCTGTTCTCTTGT ATTATCCCAAAGGAATCTGAAGTTGGAGGCAAACTCGGTGAGCTTGACTCATGCGAGATTGAAGCTGGTGAAACAAAGGGAGAGGTTCTGCAGAATCTGGCTGAGTTCCTGTTCTCTTGT GTAATGTTCAATGCGGTGCTGGAGAATGCTTGTAGTGAGATGGGAGCTGGAATGTCTGCAATGGACAGGTCAAGCAGAAACGCAGGAGAAATGCTTGACCGTCTTACCCTCGCTTACAACAGGACTCTTCACGCTTCTATGCCTATCGAGACTATCTCTGGAGCTTAA